In a genomic window of Gambusia affinis linkage group LG04, SWU_Gaff_1.0, whole genome shotgun sequence:
- the slc43a1b gene encoding solute carrier family 43 member 1b, translating into MAPSLAQAYRRRWWMAVTSIIENLFFSAVLLGWASLLIMLKNEGFYSHLCVENETFATNRSLVEGGRWPSCVEQEEMLNLGFTIGSFFLSAATLPLGILMDKFGPRPIRLIGSSCFAASCAMMAAAANDPEALSVLIFFAVSFNGFGGICLTFTSLTLPNMFGNLRSTILSLMIGSYASSAVTFLGIKLIYDLGVSFRLIMWVWTGLACIVILNCFLNWPGESFPAPEDSRYTKTMRMNGVVTEDRITGDRYITNVMIMEDTVSPKPQESEKRHSESTSKAAVPICQSVCSPIFLWSVLVMAITQLRLIFFMGAMNKMIEFLVTHGDPNPGLELRKEVEDQVAFYSSIFGMMQLLCLVTCPMIGYVMDWRMKECEEEHVNISTSKSNSSPPKRDRKIQKLSNAIRAFIFTNFLLVMFGVISLIDNLPIQVLSFALHTVVRGFIHSCCGGLYAAVYPANHFGTLTGFQSTISAAFALLQQPLFILMVGYLGGNPYWINIGLLIFSLVGFLLPCYLFYHRRGLIREKAQLDVIAVRQSEKENKDLIQSDCEDEESSKHGNMHNGHTG; encoded by the exons ATGGCTCCCAGTTTGGCTCAGGCCTACCGAAGAAGATGGTGGATGGCGGTCACGTCCATCATAGAGAACCTCTTCTTCTCTGCCGTCCTGCTGGGTTGGGCATCGCTCCTCATCATGCTGAAGAACGAGGGCTTCTATTCCCACCTCTGCGTAG aaaatgaaacttttgCCACAAACAGAAGTTTGGTGGAGGGTGGCAGATGGCCTAGCTGTGTGGAGCAGGAGGAGATGCTGAATCTTGGCTTCACCATCGGCTCGTTCTTCCTGAGCGCCGCCACGCTGCCCCTGGGAATCCTGATGGATAAATTCGGACCCCGACCGATCAGACTCATCGGCAG ttcctGTTTCGCAGCGTCTTGTGCAATGATGGCTGCCGCTGCGAATGACCCTGAAG cgcTCTCTGTCctcattttctttgctgtttccTTCAACGGTTTTGGAGGAATCTGCTTGACCTTCACATCACTCACA CTGCCTAACATGTTTGGAAACTTACGTTCGACCATCCTTTCCCTGATGATTGGCTCCTACGCTTCTTCAGCAGTCACCTTCCTGGGAATCAAG TTGATTTATGACCTTGGTGTGTCGTTCCGGCTCATCATGTGGGTGTGGACGGGTTTGGCCTGCATAGTCATTCTCAACTGCTTCCTGAACTGGCCGGGTGAATCCTTCCCAGCTCCAGAAGACAGCAGATACAC TAAAACGATGAGAATGAATGGGGTTGTGACAGAGGACAGGATAACTGGGGACAGGTACATCACCAATGTGATGATCATGGAGGACACAGTGAGTCCCAAACCACAAGAATCTGAAAAGAGACACTCCGAAAGCACCTCTAAGG CTGCGGTTCCAATCTGTCAGTCTGTGTGCTCTCCCATCTTCCTGTGGAGCGTCCTGGTCATGGCAATCACTCAGCTCAGGCTGATCTTCTTCATGGGAGCCATGAATAAGATGATCGAGTTCCTGGTCACTCATGGCGACCCCAACC CCGGGTTGGAGCTAcggaaggaggtggaggaccAAG TGGCGTTCTACTCGTCCATCTTTGGTATGATGCAGCTTCTGTGTCTGGTGACGTGTCCAATGATTGGCTACGTCATGGACTGGAGGATGAAGGAGTGTGAAGAGGAACATGTAAACATATCAACAAGCAAAAG CAACTCATCTCCcccaaagagagacagaaagatcCAGAAACTGAGCAATGCCATCAGAGCCTTCATTTTCACCAACTTCCTACTGGTCATGTTTGGAGTTATTTCTTTGATTGACAACTTGCCCATACAG GTGTTGTCCTTTGCTCTTCACACCGTTGTTAGGGGATTTATCCACTCCTGCTGTGGAGGCCTCTATGCAGCAGT GTATCCAGCGAACCACTTTGGGACTCTGACGGGTTTTCAATCAACAATCAGTGCAGCGTTCGCCTTGCTCCAGCAGCCGCTCTTCATACTGATGGTGGGGTACCTCGGCGGAAACCCTTACTGG ATCAACATTGGCCTTCTCATCTTCTCCCTGGTTGGCTTCCTGTTGCCATGTTATCTCTTCTATCACCGGAGAGGCCTAATCAGAGAGAAGGCGCAGCTGGATGTGATCGCTGTCCGCCAGTCTGAGAAGGAGAACAAAGATCTTATCCAGTCAGACTGTGAAGACGAGGAGTCTTCAAAACATGGAAACATGCACAATGGGCATACTGGTTAG